Genomic window (Armatimonadota bacterium):
TCTACCACCGGGCGCTGGAAACGTCGGCCAATGACAGAAGCAACCTGCACCAGCTCCTGGCGTGGTTCATCCAGACGGTCGAGGCGGGCAATCAGCAACCCTTCAATACTGCGGGGCAGCTCGATCTTTTCAACCGGACGAGCCAATCGCCACGCAGCACCTGCGCTGTCGCGAATCAACAGCCGATCACGAACTAATGCCCGTACCAACTCCTCGATGAAGAAGGGATTACCCTGAGTGCGATCCAGCAGCGGCAACATCTCTTCCGGCGGCGGTCCGCCGAGGAGTGCTTCTAACAGTGCCCGGCTGTCTTCTGGCCGTAGCTCACCTAATTCGATGCGGATGGTGTTGGGATGACTATCCCATGGGGCTGGTGATACCATTTCAGGACGGTAGGTGAGTAACAAGACCAGACGACGGCCTGAAACAGCCTTACTCAACCGCTCAAGGACCTCGAGCGATGGCGAGTCGGCCCAATGGCAATCTTCCAGGATCAGCAGAAGCGACTCACGAGTAGCCAGACGGAGAAAGATCTCAACCAATAGCTCTTGCAATCGATCATGGCGTTGTTGAGAGGACAACCCGCCAGTTAACGGCGTATCAGCAATCGGCAACGCCAGCGCATCGGCCAGCAGCGGTGCAAAGCGGCTGAGTTCCGGTACCAGGTGTTCAAGGCGATGAACGACATTGGCAGCTAATTGATCTGGTGCACTCCGTGCATCAAGACCCAGAGCACTGATCAATGGTGCGCGGATCGCCGCATAGGCAGTACGTTGTTCGTAGCTTTGACAATCGCCAAAGAGAATGGTGAACGGTGGCACATCCTCATAGTCATCCTGATGGACCGTCGAGTCAATGACCAATCGCTGAATTGCCTCCTCGGCCAGGCGTGATTTACCGGCACCTGCTTCCCCAACCAGTGCAATCGTGGCGCCACGTCCGCGCAGCGCAGTACGGGCTGTGGTTAACACCTGTTTCAGCTCGGCATCACGTCCAATCAGAGGTGCTACCGCCAGTTGCTCATCGTCATGGCGGTTGGAGACGGGGGCAATGCTGACAACCTGTGCCGGTGTAACCGGTTCACTCAGCCCTTTCAAGGTCAGCGGTGCAGCGGCCTGCAAGACAACCTGATCCTGCACGGCCATCTGCGAGCTTGGCGAGAGGTAGATAGCCCCCTCCGGAGCGGCAGCCATCAGGCGTGCGGCCAGATTCACCGCCGGCCCCATCACGGTATATTCATAACGTGCCGCACCACCAACCCGCCCGGCAAAGACAGTACCGGTATTAATACCGATCTTCTGAGCCAGTGGCGGGGCAAGGGTTCCCGCTAACTTACCGATCTCCTGGTTTGCCTCCTGGATGACTGTACGCAATTCAAGGGCACACCGCACAGCACGGATCGGATCGTCTTCGTGAGCTGTAGGTGCGCCAAACAAGGCCATGAGTTTATCACCGTGGGTATACATATCGACTTTGTTGATGATACCCTCGTAGTGATGAACCACTGCCTGCACACGTCGATAGTAGGCATTGAAGATAGCCGCAGCCAGTTCCGGATCGCTATCGAGCTTGATGAGATAGCGGGAAAAATCGTAGACGTTGGCGAAGAGCACGGTCACTGGGCGAAATTCACCCAATTCGCCGGCAGCAGGATCGAGAAAACGGCGTGGTAAGCGGTGGACAAGATAGGGCTGGAGAGCATTGAGCTGGCGGGCCAGCCGATTCAGCGTTGCCAGATCATCCGGGCCACTGAGCGACCAGGTTAACGACGGCACCGACGGGATTACTGTTGGTTGCAGATCGAGGAGATGATAAAACCCCGCCTGACGCGGTTCAACCCGATAACCTGCAATACACCGCAAGATTTGGTCACTGACAACAACCTCACCCGGTGCAGCAATCTCTTGCGCCAATGCAACCCGATTTACTTCCGGTCCGGTGACCACCAGTTCAATATGACTCTGATCGCCAACCTCGGCAGCAAAGACTCGCCCAGCGTGAACCCCAACGCGCAAACGCAAGGAAAAATTGTCTAGCCGCGTTGAGAGTTGGGCAAATTCCCCCATCCGACTCTGCATCGCCAGGGCGGCGGCGCAGGCAGCAAGCGCGTGATCATCGTTCAGAGTCGTTGCATCGAAAAAAACGGTCAGAGCATCACCACCAAACTTGAGCAACACCCCACCCCGCACCTGCGCTTCATGCAGCAAGGCGGCAAACAATCGGTTAACGATAGCCGAAACCTCTTCTGCCCCCTGGCGCCCTAACTCTGACAGGCGCTCCGACAGCGCGGTAAAACCGGAGAGGTCAGCGAAAAGGAGCGATCCTTCCCAAAACGAGCCACCGGTACGACCGGGCTGCGGATCGGCCAGTTGCTGGTGAACAATACGCGCCGGAATATAAGCAGCGTGCGCTGCCAGCCTGGCCCGCAAATCACTGCCCAGGCGCGCACGTACTCCGGCGGCTAAATCGCCGGTTGTGATCAAATCGGCAAGCTGATGTGGCTCAAGGTAGCCTTCCAGATCACGCCATTCAGTCAACTGCCCGGTCATTATAGTGTCCATATACTATACTACTCCGACGATGCGGAAGGTATTTACCTGTATATACCTAAACGACTCGTCGCCGAAGTTTGTTTCGAGGTTACGCCCGGCAGATGGCAACAGATGCAGGGGATGAGACATCTCTGCATAGCTACGATTCGCCTTGATAGACCTATTGTGCAGCCAAAGTCGGCAAAAGAGAAGGGGGAAAAAAGGGCTAGTTGGCTAACATTTTTGTTAGTGACCTCTTGACAATATCTCGTCGGAGGTGTATACTCATCGCAATTGTTAAAAGTGTAATAATAACACTAAATCGGAGAATATCTCATGGTCGCCCAGATCTACGAAACAACCGGTGAAACGGCTGCCAGCCTCATCGCCGAAATTGCTGACCTCCGGCGCCAACGCAATGCGATCATCCTGGCACATAATTACGAATACGGCGAAATTCAGGAGATTGCCGATTATGTCGGCGACTCGCTGGGTATGGCGCAGGCCGCAGCCCGGACCGACGCTGACGTCATTATGGTGTGCGGTGTCTACTTTATGGCCGAGACTGCCGCCATCCTTAATCCGCAGCGGACGGTACTCATTCCCGATGCAAACGCCGGCTGCTCGCTGGCCGACTCGATTACCGTAGAGCAGTTACGAGCGTGGAAAGCTGCGAATCCAGGTGCGGTTGTTGTAAGTTATGTAAATACCAGTGCTGCTGTCAAGGCAGAAAGTGATTATTGCTGCACGTCGGGCAATGCCGAGCGAGTTATTAACGCCATCCCCGCCGATAAAACCATCTTGTTTTTGCCTGATATGTTTCTCGGCAGTTATCTACGCCACAAAACAGGGCGACCGCTCAAGATTTGGGCCGGCGAGTGTCACGTCCATGCCGCCATCCGGCCAACCATGATCGAACAGAAGCGAGCGGCAATGCCTGACGCCGAGTTTCTGATTCACCCTGAATGTGGCTGTGTGAGTAGCGCAATGGATTATGTGGCTCGCGGCGCCATTGAGAGTCGGGGCACGCATATTCTCTCCACCGAGGGCATGATTGCGCATGTCAACCGCTCACCGGCCAGCCGTTTTGTGGTTGCCACCGAGATTGGCGTGCTCCACCGGATGCGCAAAGCCAATCCGGATAAGCAGTTTGTTCCCATCGATGAGTCGATAAGCTGTCGCTACATGAAGCTGATCACGCTGGCAAAGGTGCGCGACAGTCTACGCGACCTGCGCGAACAGGTGACAGTACCGCCGGAGATTGCCGAACGGGCCAGAATCGCCATTGACCGAATGCTGGCGTTGTAGGTCTGCGCAATCTTTGCACATTTGAAGTATTCACCTCACACCTGGCAGAGGAGCATATGATGGAAGCCCTTCCTACTCAACGCAGCATTCTGCAGCGCATGCCATCGGTACGCGACCGTTTTGTTGATGTCCTGGTCATTGGCGCCGGCGCAGCCGGTCTCACTGCAGCGCTGGCCGCGGCTGCCCGCGGTGCGCGCGTGCTCGTTCTGGCACGCGGTTCACTCCCCGAAAGTAACTCGGCCTGGGCCCAGGGCGGGATTGCTGCCGCGTTGGACCCGGCCGACTCGCCTGGCATTCACGTTGCCGACACGCTTACTGCCGGAGCCGGCTTGTGTGATCCGGCAGCCGTGGCAGTGCTTGCCCACGAAGCACCGGCACTGATGCGTGAGCTGGCGATGTTGGGGGTACCTTTCGAGCGCGATGCCGATCAATTTGCGTTAGGGCTGGAAGGAGGGCATTCCCGGCGGCGCATTGTTCACGTCGGCGACGCAACCGGGCGGGCTGTAACCCAGGTGTTGATCGAGCGAGTGCGTGCCACGCCACTCATCAGTGTGCGCGAGCAGGCCCAGGCGGTCGAATTGTTAACTGCCGATGAGCGCGTGGTCGGAGCGCTGGTACGCCAGGCTGATGGGTCGTGGTGGCGAGTGTTGGCGGCGGCAACCGTGCTGGCCAGTGGCGGCGCTGGTGCGTTGTACGGGCTAACCAGTAATCAACCAACGGCACTCGGTGAAGGCATTGCGCTGGCCTACCGCGCCGGAGCCGAGATTGCCGATATGGAGTTTGTGCAATTTCATCCTACGGTCTATCGCACCCGCGCCGGTTATGGCTTTCTGATCACCGAAGCTGCCCGTGGTGAGGGTGGATTGCTCTACACGCCAACCGGTCGGCGCTTTATGCCGGCCTACGATCCGCGTGCCGAACTGGCACCCCGCGATGTGGTAACGCGCGGCATTGTTGCAGCAATGCAGGAGGAAGGCTGCGATCACGTCTTGCTCGATTTGACCCATCTGCCACCTGATCAGATCGAGCATCATTTTCCGACCATTTGTGCCCGTTTACGGGCCGACGGTATTGATCCGGTGCGAGATCCGATTCCGGTGGCACCGGCAGCCCACTACCTCATGGGAGGGGTACGTACCGATTTGAGTGGCGCAACCAATCTGCCGGGACTCTTCGCTGCCGGTGAGGTCGCCTGTACGGGTGTGCATGGCGCGAATCGGCTGGCCAGCAACTCGTTACTCGAATGCCTTGTCTTTGGTCGCCGGGCCGGTGAAGCCGCCGCTACCTATCGCGGGCAAGCCGTTCCTATGCCTGATCCGCTTCCGATAGCACCAATTACCACGCCACTTCCTGCCGATTGGCGCTCTACACTGGCCGAAATCATGCGAGCCGCCGGGCCATTGCGAGACGGATCAACCCTTCGAAGCGCACTGGCAAGGCTGGCAGAGTGGCCAATCAGTGCCGGGCCAGACGAAGCCGATCACATCACTGCTGTTAATGCCGGACTGACGGCACGGCTGATCGTCACTGCGGCCTTGTTGCGTACTGAGAGCCGTGGTGGCCACTTCCGGCAGGATTACCCGCAATCAGAGGAAGCCTGGCGCAAACATACCATCCTGCGACGTGACGCCGAACCCGCGTTTGTGCCGACGATTGCACCGCCGACGGCGGTTAGCCACGAGCGACAGGGGACGCATGTCTTGATCTGATCAGGAGTTACGCAGTTGAGAGCTGGGTAGAGCGTGGATGAGCCAGGTAGGCTCGTATCGCCTCACGGACGATGGCGGCTGTGGCCTCAAACCACGACGTGCCTGTCCGCAACCGGTGCCATGCCAGGCGGAGGAAGGCCCGCAGCGCCAGACCGATGTGATTCCGCTGGGCACGAGCGGCGCGGTGCTGGGCGCGTTCAATGCCACAGTACTGCGTGATCCCGCGATGGTACGCTTCGATCCGCCACCGGTACCGGGCGTCCTCCACCCACTGGTCGGCACGCATCGCCAGGTCGCTCGTGGCCCAGTCGTCACTGCCACCGGCTGGGGTGGCTATCGCGACCACCTTGATGAAGCCATAGCCCTTCAGATGCACGATGGTGCCCGCAGCCGGAATCGGGACGTCCCGGATCGGTCGGTTGCCCGACCCATCAGGATCACCCAGGCGATTGGCGTTCAGGTGGGTCAGCCACTGCCAGGGCAGCGAGCGCACCAGCGTCAGGTTCTCCAGGCTCGCATACCAGCTGGCGAAGGCAAGCAGGCGAGGCTGAAACCCGCGTGCGGCCGCCGCCTGCACCATCGCCCGGACGTGGTCGTTCTTGGTCAACCCATCGTGGGCGTTGTCGTCGATACGGAAGTCACAGGGCAGGTGGGCATTCCCATCAGTCCACAGCATCCTGATCAGATTGATACCTACCACCACCCGCTGATGTTTCCCCGACCAATGGCGGGTAACCAGCTCCATCGCCCGACTATATGGCTTGTCCAGCGTCGTGTCGTCGATCATCAAGCAGCCCGTGGTCAATGACACCCAGGGGCGTACCTCGTCCCACACGGCAGTGCCATCCGCACGACACCGGTGCAGCAGACGCGTGGAGGCAGCATGCGCCGGACGGTTCGTGGGCGCTCCCGGATGGCAGCGTGCTGCTGCTGTATTGCTGAACACGTGCTGCGCTGCGACCAGAACGTGGATATAATCCAGTTCGTCACATTTCGGTGGGTTCATCAGCGTACACCTCCATCGTCAGCCAGAAACACGGGAGACGGAGCGACAAGTGCAACAAGTGTGAACACGGTTTATCGCCTCACGTATACTTCATCGGGAAGGAACTGCGTAACTCCTGCTGATATCAAATCTGGTTTGCCATATATCATCGCTCGTGGTTGCACCACCACGCCGACAACAGTGGTCCGAGCGCAGATACAGAGAACGGCAGTTACACTACCCACGCCGTGGTATCACACGCCGGCGTGGGTACGGTTTTCCGACCGGATTGCCCGTGGCGCACGGTTTGGCGTGCGAAAGCCAGGCTGCCGCATTCATCGCGTGTACCGGCAGGTACGGTTTACAGCACGTACCCGTGTCGGTACGTGCTCCTGATGACGGGGAAGCATAAGCGTGGCCTGGCAGTCTGCCCCATGGGAACAAAACGCCGTGCAGGGGCTGGGCTGACTAAGGACGATTGAGAGTCGCGGTGAAGCTGCACCGTATTGGTCAAGATTTGATCTGATGTGTTCAATTCTGCGGGTAAGATGGGCGAAAAGCCCGGCTTATATCAAATCTTCACTGATACTGTGCATTACTGCTCATCAGTCCGATGATAGCTATTGCCACACTCCGAGGGGTGGCCTTTCTACTGTCACAGAACGAGAGAAAAAGGTTGACAGGCAGACTGAACGATTGCACCCCAACCCACACCACCGCTCACACGCGGCAACTCATCACGGATGGTCAAGCCTGACAGACGTGTGATGACCACACTTGTTCTCGTGACTCACGGAGCAATCGCTGCCACTCGCACCTGATCGAAAGCACGGCTGCTGCGATAGCCGTGCTGCTGCACGCCAAACGCCACGAC
Coding sequences:
- a CDS encoding transposase gives rise to the protein MNPPKCDELDYIHVLVAAQHVFSNTAAARCHPGAPTNRPAHAASTRLLHRCRADGTAVWDEVRPWVSLTTGCLMIDDTTLDKPYSRAMELVTRHWSGKHQRVVVGINLIRMLWTDGNAHLPCDFRIDDNAHDGLTKNDHVRAMVQAAAARGFQPRLLAFASWYASLENLTLVRSLPWQWLTHLNANRLGDPDGSGNRPIRDVPIPAAGTIVHLKGYGFIKVVAIATPAGGSDDWATSDLAMRADQWVEDARYRWRIEAYHRGITQYCGIERAQHRAARAQRNHIGLALRAFLRLAWHRLRTGTSWFEATAAIVREAIRAYLAHPRSTQLSTA
- a CDS encoding quinolinate synthase; this translates as MVAQIYETTGETAASLIAEIADLRRQRNAIILAHNYEYGEIQEIADYVGDSLGMAQAAARTDADVIMVCGVYFMAETAAILNPQRTVLIPDANAGCSLADSITVEQLRAWKAANPGAVVVSYVNTSAAVKAESDYCCTSGNAERVINAIPADKTILFLPDMFLGSYLRHKTGRPLKIWAGECHVHAAIRPTMIEQKRAAMPDAEFLIHPECGCVSSAMDYVARGAIESRGTHILSTEGMIAHVNRSPASRFVVATEIGVLHRMRKANPDKQFVPIDESISCRYMKLITLAKVRDSLRDLREQVTVPPEIAERARIAIDRMLAL
- a CDS encoding adenylyl cyclase; protein product: MDTIMTGQLTEWRDLEGYLEPHQLADLITTGDLAAGVRARLGSDLRARLAAHAAYIPARIVHQQLADPQPGRTGGSFWEGSLLFADLSGFTALSERLSELGRQGAEEVSAIVNRLFAALLHEAQVRGGVLLKFGGDALTVFFDATTLNDDHALAACAAALAMQSRMGEFAQLSTRLDNFSLRLRVGVHAGRVFAAEVGDQSHIELVVTGPEVNRVALAQEIAAPGEVVVSDQILRCIAGYRVEPRQAGFYHLLDLQPTVIPSVPSLTWSLSGPDDLATLNRLARQLNALQPYLVHRLPRRFLDPAAGELGEFRPVTVLFANVYDFSRYLIKLDSDPELAAAIFNAYYRRVQAVVHHYEGIINKVDMYTHGDKLMALFGAPTAHEDDPIRAVRCALELRTVIQEANQEIGKLAGTLAPPLAQKIGINTGTVFAGRVGGAARYEYTVMGPAVNLAARLMAAAPEGAIYLSPSSQMAVQDQVVLQAAAPLTLKGLSEPVTPAQVVSIAPVSNRHDDEQLAVAPLIGRDAELKQVLTTARTALRGRGATIALVGEAGAGKSRLAEEAIQRLVIDSTVHQDDYEDVPPFTILFGDCQSYEQRTAYAAIRAPLISALGLDARSAPDQLAANVVHRLEHLVPELSRFAPLLADALALPIADTPLTGGLSSQQRHDRLQELLVEIFLRLATRESLLLILEDCHWADSPSLEVLERLSKAVSGRRLVLLLTYRPEMVSPAPWDSHPNTIRIELGELRPEDSRALLEALLGGPPPEEMLPLLDRTQGNPFFIEELVRALVRDRLLIRDSAGAAWRLARPVEKIELPRSIEGLLIARLDRLDEPRQELVQVASVIGRRFQRPVVEGVYSNPPVLDESLERLIDHELIQADQQERILAYIFRHALLRDVAYEGILYARRRMLHARVARRIEEIAAHQLEEQYAVLAWHFLQAEEWQPALHYHLLAAAQAHRRFANRDALALYTTALKIAPYLATVWDPNRLIDRVAEIHEAIGDIHLTLGEYDEAERNFREALQLSLPSADQPVSERWLRLHRMLASVEERRSNYQQAFALLTEGMSRAHQGLLAETARCYLLGAGIAYRTGDYTHAMEWANIGYRLAVESASLTDQARALKIIGNIASDQGNRTQAVEALNQARTLYEQANMPAGLCDVLNDLGRVYTQAGRWAETIAVFEQSMAISEAIGDVLATARTANNLAVVLVGRNELERAGKLYQRAGELFARLGSRLGVAVTGYNRGEVLLNQGHAAAALDLFITAITDLESINARSFLPEVLRLAALAALALEDVAGARAYAQRSLTIAEELGQADDAAIAERVLGEIALAAGDLSTAAELFERSGNTLAALGNRYELGKVRYQQARLELARKQYSTAAAARAEALAIFTELDAQRDLALTNALPV
- a CDS encoding L-aspartate oxidase, whose product is MEALPTQRSILQRMPSVRDRFVDVLVIGAGAAGLTAALAAAARGARVLVLARGSLPESNSAWAQGGIAAALDPADSPGIHVADTLTAGAGLCDPAAVAVLAHEAPALMRELAMLGVPFERDADQFALGLEGGHSRRRIVHVGDATGRAVTQVLIERVRATPLISVREQAQAVELLTADERVVGALVRQADGSWWRVLAAATVLASGGAGALYGLTSNQPTALGEGIALAYRAGAEIADMEFVQFHPTVYRTRAGYGFLITEAARGEGGLLYTPTGRRFMPAYDPRAELAPRDVVTRGIVAAMQEEGCDHVLLDLTHLPPDQIEHHFPTICARLRADGIDPVRDPIPVAPAAHYLMGGVRTDLSGATNLPGLFAAGEVACTGVHGANRLASNSLLECLVFGRRAGEAAATYRGQAVPMPDPLPIAPITTPLPADWRSTLAEIMRAAGPLRDGSTLRSALARLAEWPISAGPDEADHITAVNAGLTARLIVTAALLRTESRGGHFRQDYPQSEEAWRKHTILRRDAEPAFVPTIAPPTAVSHERQGTHVLI